A stretch of Zonotrichia albicollis isolate bZonAlb1 chromosome 32, bZonAlb1.hap1, whole genome shotgun sequence DNA encodes these proteins:
- the TRIR gene encoding LOW QUALITY PROTEIN: telomerase RNA component interacting RNase (The sequence of the model RefSeq protein was modified relative to this genomic sequence to represent the inferred CDS: deleted 1 base in 1 codon) encodes MAARGEDREAPEAPSPPPPGPGGGVNVFANDGSFLELFKRKMEAEEQQREREAAAAAAEASCGGGGTGTQRGGADGAKRSGGALSFVGRRRGGNKLALKTGVVAKKQKTDEEVLTSKGDAWAKYLAEVQKYKAHQCSDDDKTRPLVK; translated from the exons ATGGCGGCGCGCGGTGAGGACCGGGAGGCTCCGGAGGCGCCTTCGCCgcccccgccgggcccgggcggcGGCGTCAACGTGTTCGCCAACGACGGCAGCTTCCTGGAGCTCTTCAAGCGCAAGATGGAGGCGGAGGAGCAGCAGCGGGAgcgcgaggcggcggcggcggccgcggagGCGTCA TGCGGCGGCGGCGGTACCGGCACGCAGCGCGGCGGGGCTGACGGCGCGAAGAGGAGCGGCGGCGCGCTCAGCTTC gtggggcggcggcggggcggcaaCAAGCTGGCCCTGAAAACCGGAGTGGTGGCCAAGAAGCAGAAAACGGACGAGGAG GTGCTGACGAGTAAAGGCGACGCCTGGGCCAAGTACCTGGCGGAGGTGCAGAAGTACAAAGC